A window from Sus scrofa isolate TJ Tabasco breed Duroc chromosome 2, Sscrofa11.1, whole genome shotgun sequence encodes these proteins:
- the PRRG4 gene encoding transmembrane gamma-carboxyglutamic acid protein 4 precursor, translating to MFTLLVLLSQLPVITFAFPHLTSPEESRHAGEEVFISKEEANWFIRRHLLYNRFDLELFTPGDLERECREELCNYEEAREIFVDEDKTMTFWQDYSIKGPITITDGNREKIDVMGLLTGLIAAGVFLVIFGLLGYYLCITKCNRQGHPGSSATHIRRGRHTPSIIFRRPEEAVLSPSPPSVEDTGLPSYEQAVALTRKHSVSPPPPYPGPAKGFGVFKKSMSLPSH from the exons ATGTTTACACTCCTGGTGCTACTCAGCCAACTGCCTGTAATTACCTTCGCGTTTCCTCATCTCACAAGTCCAGAGGAGTCTAGGCATGCGGGAGAAGAAG tCTTTATATCAAAAGAAGAAGCGAACTGGTTCATACGTAGACACCTCCTATATAATAGATTTGATTTGGAGCTCTTCACTCCTGGTGACCTAGAGAGAGAGTGCAGAGAAGAACTTTGTAATTATGAGGAAGCCAGAGAGATTTTTGTGGATGAAGATAAAACG ATGACATTTTGGCAAGACTACTCCATTAAAGGACCAATCACAATAACAG ATGGTAACAGAGAGAAAATCGATGTTATGGGCCTTCTGACTGGACTAATTGCTGCTGGAgtatttttggtcatttttggaTTACTTGGCTACTATCTTTGCATCACTAAGTGTAACAGACAAGGACATCCAGG TTCTTCAGCCACCCACATAAGAAGGGGCAGACACACTCCCTCCATCATTTTCAGAAGACCAGAGGAGGCTGTCTTGTCACCATCGCCACCTTCAGTGGAGGACACAGGGCTACCTTCTTATGAACAGGCAGTGGCACTGACCAGAAAACACAGCGTTTCACCGCCACCACCATATCCTGGGCCAGCAAAAGGGTTTGGggtatttaaaaaatctatgtcACTCCCATCTCACTAA